One Candidatus Devosia phytovorans genomic window carries:
- a CDS encoding mechanosensitive ion channel, whose protein sequence is MNDTALFGISTAWIIANVWSLLVALVVLVAGWIIAKIVSGYVASLLSQRLKRDVTVGPLVGQVVRYAILFVTIIVVLGQFGVETASILAVLGAAGLAVALALQGTLSNIAAGIMLLFLRPFNVGDYIDAEGTIGTVVEVGLFATLLRTQEGVFLFAPNSKLSNARIINYTREPSRIVEMKFTVPRNADLARVRAALSEGLVSSDIPTNGKPEVLVDTLGDSNITLAARVPVRSQDWIQARSDLQERLRKVIDDANGFAQPA, encoded by the coding sequence ATGAACGACACCGCCCTGTTCGGCATTTCCACCGCATGGATCATCGCCAACGTCTGGTCGTTACTGGTCGCCCTGGTCGTCCTCGTCGCGGGCTGGATCATCGCCAAGATCGTTTCGGGCTATGTCGCGTCCCTGCTGTCGCAGCGCCTAAAGCGCGATGTAACCGTGGGCCCGCTTGTCGGCCAGGTCGTGCGCTACGCCATCCTCTTTGTCACCATCATCGTGGTGCTCGGCCAATTCGGCGTTGAAACCGCCTCGATCCTTGCCGTGCTCGGCGCCGCCGGTCTTGCCGTCGCCCTGGCCCTGCAGGGCACGCTGTCCAACATTGCTGCCGGCATCATGCTGCTCTTCCTGCGCCCCTTCAACGTCGGCGACTATATCGACGCCGAAGGCACCATCGGAACCGTGGTCGAAGTCGGGCTCTTTGCCACCCTGCTGCGCACGCAGGAAGGCGTCTTCCTTTTCGCGCCCAATTCGAAACTGTCGAACGCCCGCATAATCAACTACACTCGCGAGCCGTCGCGCATCGTCGAAATGAAATTCACCGTGCCGCGCAATGCCGACCTGGCCCGCGTCCGCGCCGCCCTCAGCGAAGGTCTCGTCTCTTCCGACATTCCGACCAATGGCAAGCCCGAAGTGCTGGTCGATACGCTGGGCGACAGCAACATCACCCTCGCGGCTCGCGTCCCCGTCCGCAGCCAGGACTGGATCCAGGCCCGCTCGGACCTGCAGGAGCGTCTGCGCAAGGTGATCGACGACGCCAACGGCTTCGCCCAGCCTGCCTGA